One Vicugna pacos unplaced genomic scaffold, VicPac4 scaffold_19, whole genome shotgun sequence genomic region harbors:
- the LOC140693433 gene encoding uncharacterized protein, producing MTCAQYAAWSPAQSLDVSTSVGCGLSRRDGDSAPTLRQSAPSGALILYHPAPRQPNTGDSGAKAEIVPACFPACKRGICTLPKVVLSDNTWGCLVPRATGNLAPRGGNGSDTRSCSAEASDGGLDQGGKTSAAGLEGLQKGTEAGLLPPSGCRRGKSFSLHLRYDPPLSRVLPSLCSSCPSVSPHCYPPLHPLSSSPSLAVQPSLTEPRADCWSSCACAVGAIWSAGWKLHLQARDLPKGFSAVSPGRPLSPAWGRGLLLWNCKLGGPRERGQEAAGGRSACHSPPGRQLACVQLNCSGQTTLPAPPAPAPRSHLSRSRCAPATSHPAGIPSVRGWRPLPLSHPRVLSSRAASPRPPARPRPWAGCVPGGRGLRTWTGAGGWGWGLGWSSSGPADSVSTASAFPFPLSEDQISGVGAAPWAESLRL from the exons atgacGTGTGCACAGtatgcagcgtggtctccagcacagt cccttgatgtttccactagtgtggggtgtggtttatccaggagggatggggactctgcaccaacactcaggcagtctgctccgtctggggctctgatcttgtaccaccctgctccccgccagcccaacaccggggacagtggagctaaggcagagatcgtgcctgcctgtttcccagcgtgtaaaaggggaatatgtactcttcccaaggtagttctgagtgaCAACACCTgggggtgcttggttcccagagcaacaggaaacctaGCTCCCCGTGGGGGCAACGGGAGTGATACCCGTAGctgttctgcagaagcatcggatggagggctggatcagggaggtaaaacttcagCTGCGggtcttgaagggttacagaagggtacagaggcaggtttgctgcctccttcggggtgccgcAGAGGTAAAtcattttctctccatctccgctatgaccctcccctctccagagtcctcccttctctctgctcctcctgtccatctgtctccccccactgttaccctcctctccacccgctctcatcttctccctccctcgctgtccaaccttctctcacagaaccaagAGCAGATTGCTGgtcctcctgcgcatgcgcagtcggtgcTATCTGGtctgctggttggaagctccatctccaagccagggatctgcccaaaggcttctcagctgTGTCGCCCGGAAGGCCTTtgtctcctgcctggggccggggactCTTGCTGTGGAACTGCAAGTTGGGGGGCccccgggaaaggggtcaggaggctgcgggagggcggtccgcctgtcacagccccccagggcgccagttagcctgtgttcagctgaattgctcaggccagaccactTTGCcggcgccacctgccccggcgcctcggtcacacctgtccaggtccaggtgtgcgcctgccacctctcacccagccgggatcccctcagtccgcggctggcgtccccttcccctctcccacccgcgagtcctctcctcccgggctgcctctcctcggccgccggcccgtccccgcccctgggcgggctgtgtcccgggcgggcggggtctgcggacctggacgggagcgggcggctggggctggggcttgggctgGTCTTCGAGCGGGCCTGCAGACAGCGTTTCCACCGCCTCTGCTTTCCCTTTCCCGCTCTCCGAGGACCAGatcagcggcgtgggcgctgctccctgggctgagagcctcaggctgtaa